In the genome of Campylobacter concisus, the window TCATCAAGTGTTCTTGGTACTTGAGCAGTCTCTATCTCTTCAAATTTGAGCTTTTTAGGGTTATCAACTATATCAAGCGGAGTTTTTAGTGGATTATCGTTTAGCTTAATAAGTCCAGCATTTGCAAGAATATCTAAAGCACGGCTTTCATTTGTCGGATCATTTGGGATAGATACGGTCGAACCATCTTTTAGATCTTTGATGTCTTTTATCTTTTTAGAATAAACTCCCATTGGCTCAAGATGAACGCCAACTGTTTTTATAAGGTGAGTGCCTTTGTTTTTGTTAAATTCTTCAAGATATGGAAGGTGCTGAAAGAAATTTGCATCTAAATCGCCATCTTCTGTTGCAAGATTTGGCGTAGTGTAGTCGTTAAATTCTTTGATCTCAAGCGTATAGCCATCTTTTGCCAAAATAGGCTTTACAACCTCTAAAATTTCAGCATGTGGAATAGGTGTAGCACCAACGATTATTATTTTTGATTTATCAGCTGCATTTGCACTTACACTAAGACCAAGAGCAACTAAAGAGGTAAGAAGTAGTTTTTTCATTTATTATCCTTTTAAAATTTGCCAAGCACCAAAAAAGGATAAATTTAAGCTAGAGGGTTAAATTTCTTTTTAAGCGCTTAAGCTAGTTCTAAGCACTTAAAAAGAAATTTTGTGCTTAGAGATTAGTCTTTCGACAACGCGTTTTTTAATAGGCGGCACATGTGGCACATATCTGATTTCATCTTTTATCCTTTCAGCTAAAAATTAATTCGGGCAATTTTAAGGAAAAAAGCTTAAAATCAGATAAAAACAAAG includes:
- a CDS encoding MetQ/NlpA family ABC transporter substrate-binding protein, whose protein sequence is MKKLLLTSLVALGLSVSANAADKSKIIIVGATPIPHAEILEVVKPILAKDGYTLEIKEFNDYTTPNLATEDGDLDANFFQHLPYLEEFNKNKGTHLIKTVGVHLEPMGVYSKKIKDIKDLKDGSTVSIPNDPTNESRALDILANAGLIKLNDNPLKTPLDIVDNPKKLKFEEIETAQVPRTLDDVTIAVINTNYALNANLNPVKDALVLESKNSPYVNYVVVKSGNENSPKIKALDKAINSSEVKKFIEIKYNGAILPAF